CACGACGTTGTACACCGGTCCGTCGACGGCGTTCGGCACGGGATAGTAGCCCCCGCTGCCACCGCGACGCGAGCTGATCTCCTGGAGTTCGATCCCGGACGTCGTCGGGGCGGTGAGCGTCTGGTTGTCGTACAGCGTGATCGTGTACGTCGCCCGGACGGCGGTCTCGTCGGGTTCACCGCGCCTGACGATGGGCGTCGACTCCCAGCCGTTCGAGAGCGACTCGTTCCGGTACCTGATCCGGAGGTTGTAGGTTCGGCCCTGCTCGGTGATCGTCGACTCGAGGATCCGGCCGACCTGTCCCGGTGGCGTCCCGTCGCCGTAGCCGACGCGGCTCCCGACCGCCCCGTAGTACTGCTCCTGGGCGGGCGCGTAGTACCGAATCAGCTCCGAGAGGCCGAACGTGTCGTTCCGTGCCGCCATCCGCAACGCGTCGTCGGCCTGGGCCGACACCTCGGCCTCCGCTCCGGGACCGCCGTCGTCGTCGGTCGGGACCGCGTTGATGGCCTGTAACGCGAACAGCACGGCCGTCAGGAGGACGATGGCCCCGATGAGCCCCTCCAGGGTGAAGGCCTGTCCCCGCTCGTCGGGCGCGGCCCCCATGCTCACCACACCTCCACCACGAGCCGACACACCGGATCGCAGCTCGTCCCGCGGAGTTCGACGAGTCGGCTCGCGCTCGCGACCGACCCGCTGGTCCGGTTCAGGTCGTTCGTGAGCGGGGCGCCACCGGCCCTGACGACGGACCCGTTCGGCACCGTCCGGACGGAGATACTGACCCGTGCCGTCGGTGGGAGCGCGTACCGCTCCCGGATCTCGTCTTGCTCGAGGGCCAGCACCGTGTCGAGGGTGCTCGTCGACAGGGTGGGGTCGTCCAGCGCAACCGAGAGGTTCGAGACCAGCGTCTGTGCGACCCTGTCCGCCTGGGCCTCCTCGTCCCCGCCGACGCCGACCGTGTACGGCGACAGGTACCCCGGCAGGAGACTGAGGACGAACATCGTCGTCACGAGGAACAGCGACACCCCCAGGAGGAAATCCTGTAGCGTCTGTCCGCGCCGGTCCCCCCGGAGCCGTCCGGCCGTCACCCCGCCGTCTCGATCTGTTCTCATCTCTGATTCAGTTTACCCCGACGTCATCTGGCTGCAACTATCGCGTACCGATCGGACCGAGAAACTGCAGGGGCCAATCGAGGATGCGTCTCGTATCCGATCACGTTGCACATTGTCTACCATTTGTTGTTCATCATCGTGAATAAGTATAGCGGGCGTATCGATCCTGAAATTCGAGGGGGTTGGACCCGCTCCCGAGCCCCGTCGTGACGGTCGCGGTCGGGGACGAGTACGGCGATCCGGAGTCGACAGTGGTCATGGTGATGGACCGTAAGTAGACCAAAGAGTTAGGTCGCTGGCCGGGGCGGATACAGGTATGACGGAACGGACGCCGCCCCTGCACGGGATACACGAGGACAGGGGGGCGACATTCACCGACTTCGGCGGGTGGGAGATGCCGGTCGAGTTCGACTCTATCCGCACCGAACACGCGGCCGTCCGCGACTCGGCCGGGATCTTCGACGTCTCGCACATGGGCGAGATCGAGGTGTCCGGCCCGGACGCCGAGCGGCTCATGCAGCGACTCACGACCAACGACGTGACCGCCCTCGATCCCGGCGAGGCCCAGTACGCGATGATCACCGACGACGACGGGATTATCCTCGACGACACGGTCGTCTACGACCTCCCCGACGACCGGCCGGCGGATTTCCTCTTCATCCCGAACGCGGGCCACGACGGGCAGATGTACGACCGCTGGGTCACCCACCGCGACGAGTGGGGACTGGACGCGACCGTCGAGAACCGCACCGACGACTACGCCATGCTCGCCCTGCAGGGCCCGGAAGCCGAGGAGCGCCTGCTCGACGCCGTCGCCGACGACCAGCGGACCGCGATCTGTGACCTCTCGCGGTTTTCGACCATGACGGCGACCGTCGGCGGCGTCGACGCCCTGGTCGCCCGCACCGGCTACACGGGCGAGGACGGGTTCGAACTGATCGTCCC
Above is a genomic segment from Halorientalis sp. LT38 containing:
- the gcvT gene encoding glycine cleavage system aminomethyltransferase GcvT, with translation MTERTPPLHGIHEDRGATFTDFGGWEMPVEFDSIRTEHAAVRDSAGIFDVSHMGEIEVSGPDAERLMQRLTTNDVTALDPGEAQYAMITDDDGIILDDTVVYDLPDDRPADFLFIPNAGHDGQMYDRWVTHRDEWGLDATVENRTDDYAMLALQGPEAEERLLDAVADDQRTAICDLSRFSTMTATVGGVDALVARTGYTGEDGFELIVPWDEAVRVWRQFDCQACGLGARDTLRIEMGFLLSGQDFDPEDDPRNPYEAGVGFTVKLDTEFVGRDALEGVEAQGVEEKLTGFRLVDRGVPREGYVVQDLDGEPIGEVTSGTMSPTLNKPIGLAYLPVEYRSPGVNVQVVVRGEPKKAQTQALPFLDR
- a CDS encoding DUF7287 family protein, whose product is MRTDRDGGVTAGRLRGDRRGQTLQDFLLGVSLFLVTTMFVLSLLPGYLSPYTVGVGGDEEAQADRVAQTLVSNLSVALDDPTLSTSTLDTVLALEQDEIRERYALPPTARVSISVRTVPNGSVVRAGGAPLTNDLNRTSGSVASASRLVELRGTSCDPVCRLVVEVW
- a CDS encoding DUF7288 family protein, translated to MGAAPDERGQAFTLEGLIGAIVLLTAVLFALQAINAVPTDDDGGPGAEAEVSAQADDALRMAARNDTFGLSELIRYYAPAQEQYYGAVGSRVGYGDGTPPGQVGRILESTITEQGRTYNLRIRYRNESLSNGWESTPIVRRGEPDETAVRATYTITLYDNQTLTAPTTSGIELQEISSRRGGSGGYYPVPNAVDGPVYNVVEVRLTVW